AGATGTCGGCGAGCGGCTTGGCGGGCAGGCGGGTGGAGGCGTAGCGCGCCGGGATGACGATGCGGAAAGCAGCCGCGGCCATCGCGCGGCTCACTTGCGCAGCGCGTCGACTTCTTCGGCGCTCATGCTGCGCGCCTCCTCGTCCAGCATCACCGGGATGCCGTCGCGGATCGGATAGGCCAGGCGGTCGGCCTTGCACACCAGTTCCTGCTTGTCCTTCAGGTAGTCGAGCGGCCCCTTGCACAGCGGGCAGACGAGGATTTCAAGCAGACGTGCGTCCATCTTCGAGTTTCTCCAGGATGCGTTCGGCGGCGCCGGAACCGATCTGCGCCCGCACCGGGTATTCCCAGCAATCTGCAGGCGCGAAAGGCGCGCATTTTACCGCATCCTTGGCCGTCATCAGGATCGGCAGCGGCTCGGCGAAGGCGAGATCGCCCGCGACGAAGCGATGATGGTCGGCGAAGGGGTGCGGCACGACCTCGATGCCCTCGCCCGCGAGCTGATCGAAGAAGCGCTGCGGGCGACCGATGCCGGCCACCGCGTGCACGCGCCGGCCACGGAAATCGCGCGCCGGCCGGGTGTCGCCGCGACCGCGCAAAGCACGCAGATCCCCGCCCTGCAGCTGCATCGAGAACACCGGCACCGCGCCGATCTCCGCACGCAACGCAGGCGAAAGCGGACCGTGCGCCAGGACCAGGTCGACTTCGGCCAGGCGCGCGAGCGGCTCGCGCAGCGGCCCCGCGGGCAGCAGCAGGCGGTTGCCGAGCGTGGCCTCGTCGACCACCGCGATCTCGATGTCACGCGCCAGCCGATAATGCTGCATGCCGTCATCGGCGATCAGGACGTCGCACTCCGGATGCTGGCGCAGCAGTTCGCGCGCCGCGGCCGGGCGGTCGCGCCCGATGGCCAGCGGACAGCCGGTGAGGCGCGCCAGCAGCACCGGTTCGTCGCCGTAGCGCTCCGGATCACCGTCGTCGGGAACGAGGGCGACGCCCCCTTCGGCGCCGACCCGCCCGCCGTGGCCGCGGCTGACGATGCCCGGCCGGTAGCCCGCGGCGCGCAGCACGCCGGCAAGCCAGTCCACCACCGGAGTCTTGCCGCTGCCGCCGACCGCGATGTTGCCGACCACGATCACCGGCACCGGCAGGCGCTCGGGCGTGATCGAGGCCCGGCGCCGCGCTGCGAGCGCACCAAAGAGCCAGGACAGCGGGCGCAGGAGCTGCGCGACCGCGCCCCGCCCTTGCCAGAACGCCGGAGCCTGCGCAGCCATGCTCAGGAAAGGCAGAAACCGTGGATGACTTGCCCGCGCGTCACTGCGCCGGAGCCTGGGTGGCGAAGGTGATGTGCGGCAAGCCGGCGCGCTGCGCCGCCTGCATCACATCGACCACGCTCTGGTGCGCGGCCTTGGCGTCGGCGTTGATCACGATCACCGGCGGTTCGCCGGACTCGCCCGGCGCCGCCTTGCCGAGCGCGGCGGCGATCGCGTCGATGCTGCGCTCGGCCACCGGCTGGCGGTTGACCATCACCTCGCCCGCCGCGGTCACCGCGACGTCGATCTCCTGAGCCACCGACTCGCTGCCCTCGGACTCCGCGGTCGGCAGCTGGATCTCCAGCCCCGAGACCTTGGAGAAGGTCGTCGTCAGCATCAGGAAGATGATGATCACCAGCACCACGTCGATGAGCGGGATCAGGTTGATCTCCGGTTCCTCGTTTCGGCTGCCGCGGCGGAAGTTCATCGCTCCGGGTCCTCAGGCACGCCGTTCGCCGTGGGCGACCTCGACCAGCTTGATCGCCTGCTGCTCCATGTCGATCACGAAACTGTCGATCAGCGCGCGGAAGTGGCGCCAGAAGATCATTGCCGGAATCGCGATGATCAGGCCGAGGCCGGTGGTGTACAGCGCGATCGAGATGCCCTGCGCCAGTTGCGCCGGGTTTGCGCCGCTGACGCCTTGCGAAGCGAAGATGTCGATCATGCCGATGATGGTGCCGAGCAGGCCCATCAGCGGGCTGATCGCGGCGATCGTGCCGAGCGTGGTGAGGAAGCGCTCCAGTTCATGGACGACGGCACGCCCGGTCTCCTCGATCGCCTCCTTCATGACCTCGCGCGAGCTGCCGACATTGCGCAGGCCGGCGGCGAGCACGCGACCGAGCGGCGAGTGCCCCGCCACGCGCTCGATCATCTGCGCGGACACGCCACCCTGGCGAAGGTCGGCTAGCACCTTGTCGAGCAGCCCGGTCGGAACGATGCGCGAACGACGCAAGCTGATCGAGCGCTCGATGATGAGCGCCACCGCGATGACCGATGCCAGTATCAGGGGCCAGATCGGCCAGCCAACGGCCTGAATGATCGCGAACACGCGCCAACCTCTTGCGAATAAAGGCGAGACTCTAGCGCCGCAGCCGGGGCGCCGGCAAGGCGGATTCACGGTCAGCGTGCCTTGCCCCCCTTGCGCATCGAGCGGTGCCCGCCCCATCCGCACGACGCCCCGGGCATTCGACACCAGGGCGCCCGGCCGGCGCGGCTTGCGGGCAGGAATCCACAGAACCTGTGGATAAGTTTGTGGGCAGTTTTGGGATGTTGCCCCAGAACCCTGTCGCCACGCGCCTCCGCTTGCTCCGATGAAAAATTGTGCAACATTTTAATCCTTTAAAAATCAGCAACTTAACCATACACCCCTTATCGATCAAGGACTTGCATGAGCGCGCTTGACACGGCGTCGCGGCTGTGGATTGAGCTACAATCCGCCCATGCGTTCGCCCCTTTTCCTGCCCGCCACGAACACCGATCGCGGCGCGGAAACGTCCTTTGCTCCGGTACTTAGCGTCTCCGCACTGAACCGCATGGCGCGCGAGGCGCTCGAGGCGGCGCTGCCCTTGCTGTGGGTCGGCGGCGAGATCTCCAACCTCACCCGCGCCGCGTCCGGCCACGTCTACTTCACCCTCAAGGACGCCAACGCACAGGTGCGCTGCGCGATGTGGCGCAACCGCGCCCAGCTCCTCGCCTTCCGCCCGGAGAACGGCATGCGCGTGGAGGCGCGGGCACTGGTCACGCTATACGAGGCGCGCGGCGACTACCAGCTCAACATCGAGGCCCTCAGGCCCGCCGGCATCGGCGACCTGTTCGAGGCCTTCAACCGCCTGAAGGCGAAGCTCGCCGCCGAAGGCCTGTTCGACCCCGCCCGCCGCCGGCCGATCCCGCGCTTTCCCCGCGCCCTCGGCATCGTGACCTCGCCGCAGGCGGCCGCGCTGCGCGACGTGCTGGTCACCCTGCGCCGGCGTGCCCCGCATCTGCCCGTGGTGCTCTATCCCGCGCCCGTGCAGGGCGCGGACGCGGCTGCGCGCCTGGTCGCTGCGGTCGAGACCGCGGGCCGGCGCGCAGCCGAGGACGGCGTCGACCTGCTGCTGCTGGTCCGCGGCGGGGGCAGCCTCGAGGACCTGTGGTCGTTCAACGACGAAGCGCTCGCACGCGCGCTGCGCGCCTGCCCGCTGCCGGTGGTGAGTGGCGTCGGCCACGAGACCGACTTCACCATCGCCGATTTCGCCGCAGACCTGCGCGCGCCCACGCCCACCGGCGCCGCGGAGCTGGCCAGCGCCGGCTGGCATGCCGCGCACGGCGAAGTGCAGGCGCTGCAGCCTCGCCTGCAGCGCGCGCTCGGACGCCGGCTCGAAGGCCTCGTCCAACGCCTCGATCGCGCCAGCCTGCGCCTGGTGCATCCGCGCGAACGCCTGCACCGGGAACATGCGACGATCGAGCGCCAGCGCGAACGCCTGCAGCGTGCGCTCGAGCGCCGGCTCGAACGTGCCGCCGGGCGCTGCGACCAGGCCCGCCTGCGCCTTGCTGCAGCGGTGCCGAAGCCCCACCTGCAGCTGCCCCGCCTCGACATGCTGGCGCACCGCCTGCACCGCGCCGGCGCCGCCCTGCTCGCCCACCGCCACACCCGCCTGCAGACCCTCGCCGCCCATCTCGCGCATCTGGCACCCGACGCGGTCCTCGCGCGCGGCTACGCGATCGCCCGCGACGCCGATGGCAAGGTGCTGCGCAGCGCCGTCGGCGTCGAGGCGGGCGCCGCGGTGAGCGTGCAGCTCGCCGAAGGCCACCTCGACACGCGCGTGGTCGGGCACGGCACCGGCTGAACACGGCAGCGCGCGCAATCCCCTGTCGTGCATGGCTCGAGCGGGCGGGATGGCCGCGGCGCGGCGCGGCACCGGTGGTTCCGCAAACGCGCCGGATGGGCTTAACATGCTGAGGGCAACATTGCCGGGGAGCCTATTCCAGACTAAAATAGTCTGGCTTTACCCCCTCCCCACAGACAGACAAATCGAACGACACAGGAGAAACCGCATGGAACACACCCTGCCCGCCCTGCCCTATGCCAAGGACGCCCTCGCCCCGCACATCTCGGCCGAGACGCTGGAGTTCCACTACGGCAAGCATCACCAGGCCTACGTCACCAACCTGAACAACCTGATCAAGGGCACCGAGTACGAGAACCTCGACCTCGAAGCCATCGTCAAGAAGGCACCGGCCGGCGGCGTGTACAACAACTCCGCCCAGGTGTGGAACCACACCTTCTTCTGGAACAGCATGAAGCCGAACGGCGGCGGCGAGCCCAGCGGTGCGCTGGCCGACGCGATCAAGGCCAAGTGGGGCTCCTTCGACGACTTCAAGAAGGCCTTCCAGGCCTCCGCGGTCGGCAACTTCGGTTCCGGCTGGACCTGGCTGGTGAAGAAGGCCGACGGCTCGGTCGACATCGTCAACATGGGCGCCGCCGGCACCCCGCTGACCACCGGCGACACCGCGCTGCTCTGTATCGACGTGTGGGAACACGCCTACTACATCGACTACCGCAACCGTCGCCCGGACTTCGTCGCCACCTTCCTCGACAAGCTGGCCAACTGGGACTTCGCGGCGAAGAACTTCGCCTGATTCCCGGCGCCGGTCCCGGGCCGGCCGAGCTGAATGCGAAAGCGACCCGAGTGGTCGCTTTCGTTTTTTCCGCCGCTGCATTACTGAGGCCCCGGCCCCGACCCGCCCTCCGCCACGGGCTGGCCATGCCACCCACGAGACGCCCCATGCTCGACATCCTCTACCGCGACGAATGGCTGGTCGCGATCCACAAGCCCTCCGGCCTGCTCGTGCACCGCAGCCCGATCGCCGCGCACGAGGAGCGCTTCGCGGTGCAGCTGCTGCGCGACCAGATCGGCCGCCGGGTGTATCCCGCCCACCGCCTGGACCGCGGCACCTCGGGGGTGCTGCTGTTCGCGCTCGAGCGCGAGGTGGCGCGCACGCTCGCACAGCGCTTCGAGTCGCAGTCTGTGGACAAGCGCTATCTGGCGGTGGTGCGCGGCCATCCCGCGGAGAGTGGCGTCATCGATCACCCCCTGGTCCGACGACTGGACCCGATCGAGATCCGCCATGGACGCGGTGCCGGCGCACGGGATGCGCTGCCCGAGGACATGGATGCGTACGAGGCCTCGCACGGCGACGACGCCGGCCGGCAGGAAGCGCTCGCCCAGCCCGCCCGCACCCGCTTCCGCCGCCTCGCCACGGTCGAACTGCCGCATGCGGTCGACCGCTACCCCACCAGCCGCTATGCGCTGGTCGAGCTCGTCCCCGAAACCGGCCGCCGCCACCAGCTGCGCCGTCACCTGAAACACATCTCCCACCCGATCATCGGCGACGCCACCTACGGCAAGGGACGCCACAATCGCCTGTTCCAGGAACTCTTCGGCTGCCACCGCCTGCTGCTCGCCTGTACTCGCCTCGCTCTGGCCCACCCGGTGACGGGAACACCGCTGGAGATTGTGGCGCCGGTGGCGGAGGATTTCGCAACGGTGCTCAAGACGCTGGGCTGGCAACTCCAGCCACGGACTTGAGGCACTTCAACGCACGCGAACAGGGGCTCGAATCCGCCGACGACGAAGGTGAGTTCCGCAGCCACGGAAGGAACACCCCGTGCGCGTCCTCGGCGACCAAGCTACGATCAGCGCTGGTTTCACAGCCAATAAATCCCCCTGCCAATGCAAGCCGGCACATCACGGCACTTTCAGGGCAGAATCCTGGCTTCCCGCAGACAGTCGCCTGTCCGGGCCCGTTTCCACGACTCTCCAGGTAGAACGATGAACCCGCTGCTCCAGGTACGCCAGCACGGCCAGCAGATCTGGCTCGACAACCTCTCCCGCACCCTGCTCAACGACGGCCACCTCGCGCGCTTCGTCGCCGACGACGGCGTCGCCGGCGTGACCACCAACCCGGCGATCTTTCACAAGGCGATCGCGGGCGGGCGCTACTACGAGGACGACCTGGCGGCCCTGAAGCAGCGCGACATGAGCGCCGAAGCGCGCTACGAGGCGCTGGTCATCCCCGACGTGCAGCGCGCCTGCGACCTGCTCGCTCCGCTGCACCGCGACAGCGGCGGCAAGGCCGGCTACGTCAGTCTGGAAGTCTCGCCCGCGCTCGCCCACGATGCCGACGGCACGGTGGCGGCCGGCCTGCGCCTGAAGGCCGCGGTCGCTCGCCCCAACCTGCTGATCAAGGTGCCGGCCACGGTCGCCGGCCTGGTCGCGATCGAGCGCCTGATCGGCGAAGGCGTCAGCGTCAACGTCACGCTGATGTTCTCGCTCGCGCACGCCGACGCGGTCGCCGACGCCTATCTGCGAGGCCTCGCCCGCCTGCAGGCCGCGGGCGGCGACGTGTCGAAGGTGATGTCGGTCGCGAGCCTGTTCCTGTCGCGCGTCGACACGCTGGTGGATGCGCTGCTGGAGGAAAAGGGCGGTGACCTGCTCGCGCTGCGCGGCCAAAGCGCGGTGGCGATGGCGCGCCTGGCCTACCAGGCCTACCTGGAGCGCTTCCAGGGCCCCGCGTTCGAAGCGCTGCGTGGCGCAGGCGCACGACCGCAGTACATGCTGTGGGCGAGCACCGGCACCAAGAATCCGGCCTACAGCGACCTGCTCTACGTCGAGCCGCTGATCGGCGCCGAGACCGTCAATACCCTGCCCGACGCCACGCTGGCGGCGCTGCGCGACCACGGCCAGGTCGCGTCCACGCTGGAGGAGGACGTCGAGCAGGCGGCGCAGCAGTTCGTCGCGCTCGCGGCGGCGGGCATCGACATGGTCGAGGTCGGCGAACGCCTGCAGCGCGAAGGGCTGGCCCAGTTCGAGCAGGCCTTCGCCGGCCTCCTGGCGCTGACCGCATGAGCGCGCCCCGGGGCACGCGGGCGAAAGCGGGCTAGAATCGTCGAAAACCTCATTCCCGCCATCATGAACTACTGCTCGAGCTGCGGCGCCCCGGTCGCCTTCCGCATCCCGCCCGGGGACACGCTGCCCCGCCACGTGTGCGAACGCTGCGGCACCATCCACTACCAGAACCCCAAGGTCGTCGTCGGCGCGCTGCCGGTCTGGGAGGACAAGGTCCTGCTCTGCCGGCGCGCCATCGAGCCGCGCCACGGCATGTGGACGCTGCCCGCAGGCTTCATGGAGAACGAGGAGACCACCGCCCAGGCCGCCGCACGCGAGACGCTGGAAGAAGCCTGTGCGCGCATCGAGGTGGGGGAGCTCTATACGCTGATCGACGTGCCCCACATCAGCCAGGTGCATATGATCTACCGCGCCCGCCTGCTCGACCTCGACTTCCGCCCCGGCGAGGAGTCGCTCGACGTCGCGCTGTTCGCGGAACACGAGATTCCCTGGGACCGCATCGCCTTCCGCTCGATCGCGATCAGCCTGCGCCATTTCTTCGAGGACCGCCGCAGCGGCCACTGGGGCATGCACACCGCGAGCCTGGCACCGCCACCGCCCGACTGGCGCTGAACGCCCGCCGCGCGATCCGCCCCGTCGGCCCGCGCGACCTGGCTCAGGCACTGATAAACCTATTAGTGCATCAGGGTTGAGCCCCCATTGACGGCGGAGGATAATCCCGCCCATTCCTTTCCGTGCGCGGATCATGACCAGCTACATCTTCGTCGTCATCGGCGCCGTTCTGGTGAACAACGTCGTCCTCGTCCGCATCCTCGGGCTGTGCCCGTTCATGGGCGTGTCGAAGAAGCTCGAGACCGCCATCGGTATGGGTGCGGCGACGACCTTCGTGCTCACCGTCGGCTCCGGCACCAGTTACCTGATCGATCATTACCTGCTCCAGGCCTTCGATCTGGGCTACCTGCGCACGCTGTCCTTCATCGTCGTCATCGCGGCGATCGTCCAGCTCACCGAACTCGTCATCCAGAAGACCAGCCCGCTGCTGCACCAGGTGCTGGGCATCTACCTGCCGCTGATCACCACCAACTGCGCGGTGCTCGGCGTGCCGCTGCTCAACGTGGGCCTGAAGCACAACCTGCTCGAGTCGCTGCTGTTCGGCTTCGGCTCCTCGCTCGGCTTCACGCTGGCGCTGGTGCTGTTCGCCGGCATCCGCGAGCGCCTCGACGGCGCCGATGTGCCGCTGCCGTTCAAGGGCACCGCGATCGCGATGATCACCGCCGGTTTCATGAGCCTCGCCTTCATGGGCTTCGCCGGTCTCGACCGCTTCCACTGAGGCCGCCGCCAGCATGCTCACCGCAATCCTCGTGATGACCGGCATCGCCGTCGTGCTCGGCCTCACGCTCGGCTATGCCGCGATCCGCTTCAAGGTCGAGGGCGACCCGCTGGTCGAGAAGATCGACGCCATCCTGCCGCAGACCCAGTGCGGCCAGTGC
This genomic stretch from Thauera sp. GDN1 harbors:
- a CDS encoding Trm112 family protein, which gives rise to MDARLLEILVCPLCKGPLDYLKDKQELVCKADRLAYPIRDGIPVMLDEEARSMSAEEVDALRK
- the lpxK gene encoding tetraacyldisaccharide 4'-kinase; this translates as MAAQAPAFWQGRGAVAQLLRPLSWLFGALAARRRASITPERLPVPVIVVGNIAVGGSGKTPVVDWLAGVLRAAGYRPGIVSRGHGGRVGAEGGVALVPDDGDPERYGDEPVLLARLTGCPLAIGRDRPAAARELLRQHPECDVLIADDGMQHYRLARDIEIAVVDEATLGNRLLLPAGPLREPLARLAEVDLVLAHGPLSPALRAEIGAVPVFSMQLQGGDLRALRGRGDTRPARDFRGRRVHAVAGIGRPQRFFDQLAGEGIEVVPHPFADHHRFVAGDLAFAEPLPILMTAKDAVKCAPFAPADCWEYPVRAQIGSGAAERILEKLEDGRTSA
- a CDS encoding biopolymer transporter ExbD, translated to MNFRRGSRNEEPEINLIPLIDVVLVIIIFLMLTTTFSKVSGLEIQLPTAESEGSESVAQEIDVAVTAAGEVMVNRQPVAERSIDAIAAALGKAAPGESGEPPVIVINADAKAAHQSVVDVMQAAQRAGLPHITFATQAPAQ
- a CDS encoding MotA/TolQ/ExbB proton channel family protein, whose amino-acid sequence is MFAIIQAVGWPIWPLILASVIAVALIIERSISLRRSRIVPTGLLDKVLADLRQGGVSAQMIERVAGHSPLGRVLAAGLRNVGSSREVMKEAIEETGRAVVHELERFLTTLGTIAAISPLMGLLGTIIGMIDIFASQGVSGANPAQLAQGISIALYTTGLGLIIAIPAMIFWRHFRALIDSFVIDMEQQAIKLVEVAHGERRA
- the xseA gene encoding exodeoxyribonuclease VII large subunit translates to MAREALEAALPLLWVGGEISNLTRAASGHVYFTLKDANAQVRCAMWRNRAQLLAFRPENGMRVEARALVTLYEARGDYQLNIEALRPAGIGDLFEAFNRLKAKLAAEGLFDPARRRPIPRFPRALGIVTSPQAAALRDVLVTLRRRAPHLPVVLYPAPVQGADAAARLVAAVETAGRRAAEDGVDLLLLVRGGGSLEDLWSFNDEALARALRACPLPVVSGVGHETDFTIADFAADLRAPTPTGAAELASAGWHAAHGEVQALQPRLQRALGRRLEGLVQRLDRASLRLVHPRERLHREHATIERQRERLQRALERRLERAAGRCDQARLRLAAAVPKPHLQLPRLDMLAHRLHRAGAALLAHRHTRLQTLAAHLAHLAPDAVLARGYAIARDADGKVLRSAVGVEAGAAVSVQLAEGHLDTRVVGHGTG
- a CDS encoding Fe-Mn family superoxide dismutase, with amino-acid sequence MEHTLPALPYAKDALAPHISAETLEFHYGKHHQAYVTNLNNLIKGTEYENLDLEAIVKKAPAGGVYNNSAQVWNHTFFWNSMKPNGGGEPSGALADAIKAKWGSFDDFKKAFQASAVGNFGSGWTWLVKKADGSVDIVNMGAAGTPLTTGDTALLCIDVWEHAYYIDYRNRRPDFVATFLDKLANWDFAAKNFA
- a CDS encoding pseudouridine synthase, with translation MLDILYRDEWLVAIHKPSGLLVHRSPIAAHEERFAVQLLRDQIGRRVYPAHRLDRGTSGVLLFALEREVARTLAQRFESQSVDKRYLAVVRGHPAESGVIDHPLVRRLDPIEIRHGRGAGARDALPEDMDAYEASHGDDAGRQEALAQPARTRFRRLATVELPHAVDRYPTSRYALVELVPETGRRHQLRRHLKHISHPIIGDATYGKGRHNRLFQELFGCHRLLLACTRLALAHPVTGTPLEIVAPVAEDFATVLKTLGWQLQPRT
- the tal gene encoding transaldolase; the protein is MNPLLQVRQHGQQIWLDNLSRTLLNDGHLARFVADDGVAGVTTNPAIFHKAIAGGRYYEDDLAALKQRDMSAEARYEALVIPDVQRACDLLAPLHRDSGGKAGYVSLEVSPALAHDADGTVAAGLRLKAAVARPNLLIKVPATVAGLVAIERLIGEGVSVNVTLMFSLAHADAVADAYLRGLARLQAAGGDVSKVMSVASLFLSRVDTLVDALLEEKGGDLLALRGQSAVAMARLAYQAYLERFQGPAFEALRGAGARPQYMLWASTGTKNPAYSDLLYVEPLIGAETVNTLPDATLAALRDHGQVASTLEEDVEQAAQQFVALAAAGIDMVEVGERLQREGLAQFEQAFAGLLALTA
- a CDS encoding NUDIX hydrolase; amino-acid sequence: MNYCSSCGAPVAFRIPPGDTLPRHVCERCGTIHYQNPKVVVGALPVWEDKVLLCRRAIEPRHGMWTLPAGFMENEETTAQAAARETLEEACARIEVGELYTLIDVPHISQVHMIYRARLLDLDFRPGEESLDVALFAEHEIPWDRIAFRSIAISLRHFFEDRRSGHWGMHTASLAPPPPDWR
- the rsxA gene encoding electron transport complex subunit RsxA, with amino-acid sequence MTSYIFVVIGAVLVNNVVLVRILGLCPFMGVSKKLETAIGMGAATTFVLTVGSGTSYLIDHYLLQAFDLGYLRTLSFIVVIAAIVQLTELVIQKTSPLLHQVLGIYLPLITTNCAVLGVPLLNVGLKHNLLESLLFGFGSSLGFTLALVLFAGIRERLDGADVPLPFKGTAIAMITAGFMSLAFMGFAGLDRFH